From Hoeflea sp. 108:
CGAAAAAGCGCCACGGCCCGACCTTTTCGCGAAGAAGCAGCATTCCCATTACGGCGCCGACCATCATCGACATCTCACGCATCGGAGCCACGACGCTCAACGGCGCACCGAGATTCAGCGCCGTCAGGACAAGAATGTAGGAGAGCGGCGACAGCAGGCCGACGCCGATGGCGATCGGCCAATAACCGCGCATCGCAGCTCGCGCTCGCGCCGGGTCGGCAATGACGATGGGCGCGAGGAGAAAGAAGCGCAGCAGATTCGAGAACCAATCGAGCACTACGGGCGCAATCCCGAGCGCCTTCACGGCATAGGCGTCGACCACCGTGTAGGACGCGATCAATCCGCCGGTCGCGGTGCCCCAGCTCACACCTGCCTGCCCCCCGGGCTTACGAAAGGCTGCCAGATCAGCCTGGGTCGCGATCAGGCCGATGCCGATGACGACCGCGATGAGACCTACGAAAACCTGGAGCGTCGGCGCTTCTCCGAGGATCAGCACAGCACCGACAGTCGAAAGCATCGGTCCGGTGCCGCGAGCGACCGGATAGACGACGGAAAAATCAGCCTTCTGGTATCCCCGCTGAAGGCAAAGGCTGTAGGCCAGATGGATCAAGCCGCTGAGAAAGATGAAGCCGCCGCCCTGCCAGCTCCATTTGATTCCCCCCTCGGCGATCAAGTAGGCCACCCACGGCAAATAAGCGACGCAGGCGACGACGTTGTAAGCGAATACGAAGATCGGGCCGACAGCCGAAGCTCGCTTGGCCAGCAAATTCCATGTTGCGTGGACGAAGGCAGCGAGCACGACAAGCAGGATCGCGCCATAGCTCATGACAGTCTCCGGCGCATCTTGCCGCCTTCTGCAAGAATTGCGGCCACCCTCGGCGCTGTTGTTTTCAAGGCGCGGGTAAGTGGTCTTTCCTCGTCTTGATCGCTCCGAGCCCAGGGAGGGCTCTTGCGGCGGGTTTCAGAGCACATCCTACTTCCTCCAGAATGGCTTCTCGCATTCGCGTCTGCACGCTTCCGGGGAGATGCCGAGATCGTCCAAGCGATCACGCTCAAGCTCGGCCAGATCTCTTCGCTGATTGGCGCGATCAGCCCATCGCATCAATGCGCGCCAAAAAGACTTCAAACCGAAGAGGTAATCCAGTTTTATGAACTTACCGGGAGACATAAACTGATGATATGCAGGCTATCGACGATAGAAAAACGACAAGTATGAACTTAGAATGTGAGGAAACCGCACATGGCGCGCCGCTTGCCCTCCCTGAACTCTCTCCGCGCGTTCGAAGCTGCGGGCCGCCTCGGTTTGATGAAACTGGCCGCCGAGGAACTTCATGTCACCCACAGCGCGATCAGCCGCCAGATCCAGCTCCTCGAAGCCACTCTCGACGTTCGCCTATTCGAGGGGCCGAAACACGCTCCGAAGCTGACCGACACAGGTCGGACATTGCTGCCGGCGCTGAGTGCGGCCTTCGACCAGATGGATGCGGCCGTGCGTCTCGTCGCCGATACGGAGGAAGGTCATCTCGACGTTTCCTGCCTCGGCACGTTTCTGATGAAATGGCTGATCCCGCGCCTGCATCGCTTTCGCCAAAGCCATCCCGCCATCAATATCCGGGTCAGCACCGCAGACACGCAGGTTGATTTTGCGCGGGACAGTTTCGATGTCGCCGTCCGCGTCGGCGCGGGGCCATGGCCCAGTGAGGCTGACGTGGTCCCGCTTTTCGCCGAGCGTTTCGGGCCGGTGCATTCGGCGACGGTCGATGTCGACCCCAGCGATATTTTTGCACTGCCAATGCTGCAAACGCAGACGCGCCGGTCAGCATGGACCGACTGGAGCAAGCGCGCAGGTATCGAAGCGGGAACCGGAACGGTGACTGAGTTCGAGCACTTCTACTTCATGCTCGAAGCGGCTGTAGGCGGCCTCGGCGTGTGCATCGCGCCCTGGCCCCTTGTTGCCGACGACATTGCTGCAGGAAGGCTTGTCGCGCCCTTTGGCTTTATCGAGAGCGGGCAGGATTACGTCGCGCTTCGACGCCGCCGCCGGAACAGGAAGGCGGCGACATTTTGCAGTTGGCTGCACGATGTCGCCGTCGAGTTCACGAGCGCGCCCGAGACCCAGCACGATCATTTCGCGGCGTTGGTCCGCGATGCCTCTTCGATCAACCTGGCAAGCAAATAGATACGGGGAGCGATCAGGCTGAGCTGGATATATTCCTCCCCCGTCGTATGCGCACCGCCTCCGACGGGGCCGAGGCCATCCAAGGTCGTCGTGCCGGCCGCGGCGGTGTAATTGCCATCCGTTCCTGCCCCGCTCGCCTCTGTTTTCAGTTCACGCCCGATTTCGCCATAGATGGACTGCGCCTGATCCACGAGCTTTTGCGTGCCCTCGCTCAGCGGGAACGGCGGCCGTCCTCGCTCAAGGCTCGTCTGTACCTTGGAGCACCGGAAAAGCTGCTTTGTCGCGGCCAGAAATGCGGCGTCATTCTCCAGCCGGTCGAATTCATCGGGATCGAGCACGCGCACATCGGCCTGGGCCTTCGCTTCGGCAGGAATGATATTGCTCCGCTCGCCGCCGCTCAGAAGAGTGAAGTTGACCGAGGTCTGCTTGTCAGCTCTCCCAAGGTCTTTCATCTGCATAAGCTGGTAGGCCATCTCCATGGCTGCATTGCAGCCCTTTTCGGGCTCGGCGCCGGCATGAGCAGCTTTGCCCTTCACGGCCACGCGCAGATAGCCGATCCCCTTTCGCGACAAGACGATCCTGTCGTCAGGTGTGCCAAACTCCAGGACGAACGCAACGTCGTGCTCGCGCGCCAGGGTCCTGATGAGATCCTTCGAGCCGGCGGATTGCTTCTCCTCATCCGTCGTACTCAGCAGCGTGATCGCGCCGAAATTTGCGTCACGACCTGAATTCTTGAGCAGCCGGACCGCCATGAGCGCAAGCGCGATACCGCCCTTGTCATCGAGGACACCAGGCCCGTACACCTTGTCGCCATCCTGTCGCCAGGGAAAGGTTTTGAGGATACCTGCGGGATAGACCGTATCCATATGCGACACGAGAAGGATGCGGCTTTTCCCGCGCCCCTTCCAACGAGCCAAGACGTGCTTGCCTGGCCCCACGGTAGCCGGAACGGTTTCCACCTCACCGCCGAGCTCGCGGACCTGCCGCGACAGCTCGACTTCCATCGCACGAAGACCATTCTCATCGAGCGATGGCGATTCGATGCTGACCATTTTCTTGGTCGAATCGAGGAAAGGCTGGACGAGCTGTTCAGCTCGGGTCAGCAGCGAGGGCGGCTGATTCTGTGCTGCTGCGGTTCCCGCTGCACCCGTGAGCGCCATTGCTGCAAATAGCGCCTCCGTCACGATTCTCCTGCTCATGGTCATGCGTTCCTCCAACCGAGTGTTCGGAGACGGCGCAGGTGATCGTTTGGGGCCTGTGGCTCCAATTGCTGGAACATATTGGGTTGACCATCAGAGCGATGGCGTCTTCAGTTTCGTTTCGCCTCTGAAAACCTACCGCTGGCTTCAAATCACCTTTTGCGCGTCGGAAGAAAACCTAGTCGAGACGCTTCTGTCACAAAAACGATGAATTCGAACATCGGATGTCAGGAAATGTGCAGTTGGCTCGGGATGTCGAAACTCCACCCGGCCGATGGAAAGTTGAGATAGCGCTGCACAGGCGTTGATCGCAGTTGGCCGCTCTCCATGCAAAAAGGTGCCTACAGCCCCAATCCGCGCTGCCGCCCCAACTGCCACGACACCGATCCGCCCTGTACGACGCCGCTGACCTCACGCCCGAGCTGGCGGTCGATGACGGGGCGCCACGGGACAAGGGTGAACTCGTGGCTCTGCTCGACGACGGCGAACTTGCCGCTCGATAGCTGGACGGTCCCCGTGAACTTGCCGCTGATCTTCTCGCCGTCGCTCGCGGCGCGGAATGGCAGGTTCTTGCTCACCGCCATCTCGCCGCCGATGCGCTCGATCTCGCGGGCGCGCAGCGTGACGAGGAGATTGCGCCGGTAGAGCGTGCCGCCGTTCGGGCCGGGCGTCGCGTCGCCCTGGTGGATATGATGCTCGCGGCGGCGGTCGATCGCCTGACGCACCTCAAGGCCGAAGCCGGACGGTGCAAGGTCGGACGCCTCGGCCGACACGAGCCGCCGGTCGAGCCAGGTGGCGCCGTCCGCGCCGATCTGCTGTTCTAGCCGGGCGGCAGAGAGGATGCGGATATTGGCCTGCTTGTTGCGCCCAGCGTCATAGGCGGCGGCGCGGCTCTCGAAATCGTCGGGGATGCGCCATTGATCGGCGTCGATCCGCTCGGCGATACCGGCGCGGCGCAGCGCCTCCAACCGGCGGACATGCGCGTCGACATAGCCGTCATAGTCGCCACCCGGAACGCGGCCCTCGAACTTCGCCTGTTCGAGATGGCGGCTCGGCCGATAGACCCCGCCTTCGGCGATCGCCGCGATGGTCCGATCCGATGGCCGGCTCTCGGTCTCGGCCGGGCCGACCTCGATGACGCTGCCGATCCGCGCGTCCTCGATGCGGGCCGGGTCGATGCCGGGAAGATGATGGGTGCGCCCGTCGATGCCGTCGACCACGACGGTCAGGTTCTCGCCCAGCTCGTCGGTCAGATATTTGTCGACGACGCGGCCGACGATCGGGACTTCGGGCGCGGCGTCGTGAAGCTGGAACGTCGTCGGATCTCGCTCCATCCCATCGGCCTTCAGCGCCTTGTGCATATTGCGGATGATGTCGCCGCGCTCGCCCAGTTCGCGCAGCGCCGGTTCCATGCGCTCGCTCAATTCCCAAACGCCCGGCGCGTGCTCGGTGGCGAGGCCCATCTTCTCCAGCTTGGCGAGACGGCGCAGGCGCAAGGTTCGGTCGCGCTGGTGCTGAGGGTCGGCGGACTCCTGGCGCAGGTCGAGGAAACGGTCCTCGGCTTCCCCGGCCATGGCGCGGTCGATGCGGGTGTAGCGGTCCTGGCCGATCTCGGTGGTGAGCTTGCGGC
This genomic window contains:
- a CDS encoding glutamate carboxypeptidase, which produces MTMSRRIVTEALFAAMALTGAAGTAAAQNQPPSLLTRAEQLVQPFLDSTKKMVSIESPSLDENGLRAMEVELSRQVRELGGEVETVPATVGPGKHVLARWKGRGKSRILLVSHMDTVYPAGILKTFPWRQDGDKVYGPGVLDDKGGIALALMAVRLLKNSGRDANFGAITLLSTTDEEKQSAGSKDLIRTLAREHDVAFVLEFGTPDDRIVLSRKGIGYLRVAVKGKAAHAGAEPEKGCNAAMEMAYQLMQMKDLGRADKQTSVNFTLLSGGERSNIIPAEAKAQADVRVLDPDEFDRLENDAAFLAATKQLFRCSKVQTSLERGRPPFPLSEGTQKLVDQAQSIYGEIGRELKTEASGAGTDGNYTAAAGTTTLDGLGPVGGGAHTTGEEYIQLSLIAPRIYLLARLIEEASRTNAAK
- a CDS encoding LysR substrate-binding domain-containing protein, producing the protein MARRLPSLNSLRAFEAAGRLGLMKLAAEELHVTHSAISRQIQLLEATLDVRLFEGPKHAPKLTDTGRTLLPALSAAFDQMDAAVRLVADTEEGHLDVSCLGTFLMKWLIPRLHRFRQSHPAINIRVSTADTQVDFARDSFDVAVRVGAGPWPSEADVVPLFAERFGPVHSATVDVDPSDIFALPMLQTQTRRSAWTDWSKRAGIEAGTGTVTEFEHFYFMLEAAVGGLGVCIAPWPLVADDIAAGRLVAPFGFIESGQDYVALRRRRRNRKAATFCSWLHDVAVEFTSAPETQHDHFAALVRDASSINLASK
- a CDS encoding DUF1127 domain-containing protein — protein: MSPGKFIKLDYLFGLKSFWRALMRWADRANQRRDLAELERDRLDDLGISPEACRRECEKPFWRK
- a CDS encoding DMT family transporter encodes the protein MSYGAILLVVLAAFVHATWNLLAKRASAVGPIFVFAYNVVACVAYLPWVAYLIAEGGIKWSWQGGGFIFLSGLIHLAYSLCLQRGYQKADFSVVYPVARGTGPMLSTVGAVLILGEAPTLQVFVGLIAVVIGIGLIATQADLAAFRKPGGQAGVSWGTATGGLIASYTVVDAYAVKALGIAPVVLDWFSNLLRFFLLAPIVIADPARARAAMRGYWPIAIGVGLLSPLSYILVLTALNLGAPLSVVAPMREMSMMVGAVMGMLLLREKVGPWRFFGCAVLVGGVILLTSA
- a CDS encoding DUF3363 domain-containing protein, with the translated sequence MSDDEEFRFRPRPGRVRADAPKLGKAKSFLTQAKKIARQHSNSPSRGFSSSSSSPRSRSQGVGKGGKSARASGGPGLKRGRGAAFVRSRTLSGGWKHSTPGQRRVVVKTRYVQGAGKNGKSAAHLRYIQRDGTSREGERGQLYSAGEDRADGAAFVERGVDDRHQFRFIVSPEDGADLSDLSAYTRDLMAQVETDLGTRLDWVAVNHHNTGHPHVHVIIRGVDELGENLVINGDYLANGIRERASDLATLELGPVTGIEQSRKLTTEIGQDRYTRIDRAMAGEAEDRFLDLRQESADPQHQRDRTLRLRRLAKLEKMGLATEHAPGVWELSERMEPALRELGERGDIIRNMHKALKADGMERDPTTFQLHDAAPEVPIVGRVVDKYLTDELGENLTVVVDGIDGRTHHLPGIDPARIEDARIGSVIEVGPAETESRPSDRTIAAIAEGGVYRPSRHLEQAKFEGRVPGGDYDGYVDAHVRRLEALRRAGIAERIDADQWRIPDDFESRAAAYDAGRNKQANIRILSAARLEQQIGADGATWLDRRLVSAEASDLAPSGFGLEVRQAIDRRREHHIHQGDATPGPNGGTLYRRNLLVTLRAREIERIGGEMAVSKNLPFRAASDGEKISGKFTGTVQLSSGKFAVVEQSHEFTLVPWRPVIDRQLGREVSGVVQGGSVSWQLGRQRGLGL